The stretch of DNA GCGCAACGAGGCCCAGGTCGAGCGCAAGCCCGTCAAGTTCGACGCCGAGCAGACGGACGCCATCGGCGCGTACGTCCAGGCCAACGGCGGCGGCCCCACCGTCATTCGTGACGAGAACGGCGAAATCGCCCAGTCTTCGCTGCGCGGCGGCGACATCGGACGCGGCAGCGAGCTGTTCCGCCTCAACTGCGCGTCCTGCCACAACTTCACCGGGCGCGGCGGTGCGCTGTCGTCCGGCAAGTACGCACCGGTCCTCGACCCGGCCAGCGAGCAGCAGATCTACACCGCGATGGTCACCGGTCCGCAGAACATGCCCAAGTTCTCGGACCGTCAGCTGACCCTCGAGGAGAAGAAGGACATCATCGCCTACATCAAGTCGTCGGGCGAGACGAAGCAGCCCGGTGGCTACGGACTGGGCGGCATCGGTCCCGCCTCCGAGGGCTTGGCCATGTGGGTCATCGGAATCATCGCTGTCGTCGGTGCAGCACTGTGGATCGGAGCAAGGTCATGAGCGACGCTGGCCAGCCGGGCGGCGCCACGCCAAAGAAGTACACGGATGCAGAACTCGAGAACCTGAGCCGCGACGAACTGGTCGAGCTCGGAACCAACCTCGACCACGTCGATGTCGCGTTCCGCCGCAACCGCTGGGCGGTTCCGGGCACGAAGGCCGAGAAGCGCGCCGAGCGGTCGGTCGCGTTCTGGTTCGCACTCTCCGGCATCTCCGCGATCGCATTCATCGCGATCTACCTCTTCTGGCCCTGGGAGTACGCGGGCGCCGGCGAGGAGCACTACTCGGCCTACAGCCTGTACACGCCGCTGATCGGCCTCACCATGGGTCTGGCCATCCTCGGCCTCGGTGTCGGCGCGGTGCAGTTCACCAAGAAGTTCATCCCCGAAGAGGTCTCCATCCAGGACCGCCACGACGGTGGATCGTCCGAGGTCGACCGCAAGACGATCGTCGCGGAACTCGGCGACTCGTTCGACACGTCGACGCTGGGACGGCGCAAGCTGCTCAAGCGCACCCTGATCTTCGGCGGCGGTGCCCTCGGCATCATGTCCGTCATGCCCCTCGGTGGTCTGATCAAGAACCCGTGGGCCAAGCGCGACGACTCCCCGCTGTGGGTGTCGGGATGGACCCCCCGCTACGAGGGCGAGACCATCTACCTGCGCCGCGACACCGGCCGCCCCGAGGACGTCGTCCTCGTCCGCCCGGAAGACCTCGACGCCGGCGCCATGGAAACGGTGTTCCCGTTCCGCGAGTCCGATCGCGGCGACCACGACGCGCTGCTCGAGGGGCTGCGCGGCATCCGTAACGCGACCATGCTCATCCGCCTCCGCACGGAGGACGCGGCGAACGTCACCAAGCGCAAGGGCCAGGAGAGCTTCAACTACGGCGACTACTTCGCCTTCTCGAAGATCTGCACCCACCTCGGCTGCCCCACCTCCCTGTACGAGCAGCAGACCAACCGAATCCTCTGCCCGTGCCACCAGTCGCAGTTCGATGCACTGACCTACGGAAAGCCGATTTTCGGTCCGGCCGCTCGTGCACTTCCGCAGTTGCCTATTACAGTGAACGAAGAGGGTTTCCTAGTCACAACGGGTGACTACATCGAAGCTCTCGGCCCGGCATTTTGGGAGCGTCGACCGTGACCGACAACAAACCGTCCAAACTGAGCGCGATGGCCGCAGGCCAGGCCGAAGCGATGGACTCGCGCTACCACCTCGCAGCGGGAATGCGGCGGCAGATCAACAAGGTCTTCCCCACCCACTGGTCGTTCCTGCTCGGCGAGATCGCGCTGTACAGCTTCGTCATTCTGCTGATCTCCGGTGTCTACCTGACCCTGTTCTTCGATCCGTCGATGGCGCACGTCGTCTACAACGGTGCGTACGAGCCGCTGCGCGGCGTCACGATGTCCCGCGCGTACGAGACCACGCTGAACATTTCGTTCGAGGTCCGCGGCGGCCTGTTCGTCCGTCAGATCCACCACTGGGCTGCGCTGATGTTCGCGGCGTCGATCGTCGTGCACCTGCTGCGCATCTTCTTCACCGGCGCCTTCCGGCGTCCGCGTGAGGCCAACTGGGTCATCGGCTGCCTGCTGCTGATCCTCGCGATGTTCGAGGGATTCTTCGGCTACACGATCCCCGACGACCTGCTGTCCGGCACCGGCCTGCGCGCCGCGTTCTCCGGCATCACGCTGAGCATCCCGATCGCGGGCACCTGGATGCACTGGCTGATCTTCGGCGGCGACTTCCCCGGCGACCTGATCATCCCCCGCCTGTACGTCGCGCACGTCCTGCTGTTCCCGGGCATCATCCTCGCCCTGATCGCCGGTCACCTCGCACTCGTCTGGTACCAGAAGCACACGCAGTTCCCCGGCCCCGGCCGCACGGAGACCAACGTCGTCGGCGTCCGCATCCTCCCGGTGTTCGCCGTCAAGTCGGGTGCGTTCTTCGCGATCACGTTCGGTGTTCTCGCCGTCATGGGTGGCGTGCTGCAGATCAACCCGGTGTGGACCATCGGCCCCTACAACCCGGCGCAGGTGTCGGCAGGTTCGCAGCCCGACATCTACATGATGTGGACGGACGGCCTGGCCCGTCTGTGGCCGGCATGGGATATCTACCTGTTCGACCGCTACACCATCCCGTCGGTGTTCGCCGTCGCGTTGATCATGGGTCTGGTGTTCACCGTCCTGATCGCCTACCCGTGGATCGAGAAGCGTCTGACCAAGGACGATGCTCACCACAACCTGCTGCAGCGTCCCCGCGACGTTCCGGTGCGTACCGCGATCGGTGCGATGGCGATCGCGTTCTACGCCGTCCTGACGATCTCCTGCATCAACGACATCATCGCGTACCACCTGAGCATCTCCCTGAACGCGATGACGTGGATCGGCCGTATCGGCATGGTGCTGCTGCCTCCGATCGCCTTCTTCGTCGCCTACCGGTTCTGCCTGGGCCTCCAGCGCAGTGACCGTGAGGTCCTCGAGCACGGCATCGAGACCGGCATCATCAAGCGGATGCCGAACGGTCAGTACATCGAGATCCACCAGCCGCTCGGCCCGGTCGACGACCACGGTCACCCGATCCCGCTCGAGTACCAGGGTGCGACCGTCCCGAAGAAGATGAACAAGCTCGGTTCCGCCGGCAAGCCCGGTTCCGGCAGCCTCGTCACGGCCGACCCGGTCGAGGAGAGCCTGGCCCTCGAGCACGCCCTGCACCACGGCGAGCACGAGCAGCTCACGATGCTGCGGGAGTACCAGGACCGTGCCCACGGCAACGGTTCGTCGGCGTCCGGCAACGGATCGTCCGGCAACGGCGAGGCCCACTAGCCTCACCTCCGCAACCGAGCAGAGCCCCGAACCACTTCCGGTTCGGGGCTCTGCTCGCTTATCCGGACCGTGCGCGCTCCCCTCCCCCGCGGCTGTGTACGGGACACGAGCACGACCGCCCTGCAGGTTCGCCGGTGGCGGGCCACCAGCGGGCGGGCGGCGGCTCACCGGGCACCGTCGACGTCACGGGAATGGCGCCCGCACCGTCATGCTGCTCCGCCGTTCATTGCCAGGATGGTCGTGCGACACATCGTGGGCAAGGACGCGGGGAAACGAGCGACAATGGTCGACGTCGAGATCGGACGCACCCCGACCGGCGGGAGGCAATTCCCGATCGCCTTTCGGCTCGAGTTCATCCACGAGTGGGATGCCGCGACCGGCCGCGGTTGCCAAGACCAGGCTGCTGCGCGAGCACAACCTCACCGTCAAGCGTTGGTTGCACAGTCGTGACGAGGGAGAATTCACTGGACTGACATCAGTAACCCGAGAAGAGAAGTCGCTGCGCCGAATGGAGAACGCCGACCGCGACGAACTGGCACGCCTACGCAAGGAGAACGCGGCACTCAAACACAAGGTCGCCCAGAGCGGGGCCGTGCAGGAAATTCTGGGGAGAGCCTACGAGCTCCTGGAAGGGATTACCACGAGCGCGACGACCGACGACGAACCCGAGATCCCGCCGGCGCTGCTGAGTGCCACCGAGTACGCGAACTGGCTCGAACGCAACAAACTGTGCTGATCGGGTTCGTCGACGAACTCACCGCCACCGGGATCGGGCTCCACGCCGCGTGTGGGCTGGTCGGGCTGCCCCGCTCGACGTACTCCCTCCCGACTCACCCGCAACTCCCGCAAGACCCACGACTGGATACTCCAGCGGAGAAGCTCCGGTGGCCTGGACAATCGAGTACACCGAGAACACCCATCGAGCCGTCGACATGTTCGCCGTGGCCATCGCCGAACACGGAGCGCCAGCGGCGATACACGCTTCACCACCGCCGAGGTTCGGCACCGGCGTCAGCATGGGCGCCCTGGTCGCGCACGGGTTGCAGGTGTTCCCCGATGCGGTGCGAGTCGCATCCGGACGGGTCCCCGACCTCCTGGCCGCGGTGGCCGTTCAGAACCGCAAAAGCCGACGACGAAAGGCGGAGGCGCCGAACCCCAGAGGGATTCGGCGCCTCCGCCGTCACACGATGTGTGGACTAGTGCTTCTCGGGCCCGACGTAGTACTCGAAGACGAGACCCGCAGCAGCGGCGAGCACGGCCACCACGGCGACCACGATCATCCACGGCTGGAAGAACGCCATCGAGACTGCGACGAACGCGGCCGCGGCGGCGAGGAGGATCGGCCAGTAGCTACCGGGGCTGAAGAAGCCCAGGTCGCCTGCGCCGTCCGCGATCTCCGCGTCCTCGTAGTCCTCGGGACGGGTGTCGAGGCGCCGGGCGACGAACCGGAAGTAGGTTCCGATGATCAGCGTCAGTCCCGCCGACAGGCAGATGCCTGTCAGACCCGCCCACTCGATACCGGTTCGTGAAACGGCGGTGAAGACGCCGTAGACGATCGCGACGAGAATGAAGAATACCGTCAGGATCTCGAAGAGCTTGGCTTCGATCTTCATATCAGCACTTGTCCTTGGTCAGTGAGGTATCAGCAGCAGGTTCAGTTACCTTCGACACCGCTCGCCTGCTTGTAGCCGCGGTCGGTGGTGAAGGGAGACGTCGACGTGGCGACAGGGGACTCGCCGATGGCCTGCAGAGCCTCCGCCGTGGTCAGATCGCGCCCGCCCTCGCTCGCCGGCTTGCGCAACTCGATGTACTGCGCGAACTTGTCCGGGCTCACGGCGCGAACCTCGAAGTTCATCATCGCGTGGAACGTGCCGCACATCTCGGCGCAGCGCCCGACGAAGGCACCTTCCTTCTCGATCTCGCTGATCTGGAAGACGTTGTCGGAGTGGTTCTCCTTGGGGTTCGGGTTCACGTCGCGCTTGAACAGGAACTCCGGAACCCAGAACGCGTGAATGACGTCGGCCGAGGCCAGTTCGAACTGGATCCGCTTGCCGGTCGGCAGGACGAGGATCGGGATCTCGTTGCTCGAACCGATCGTCTCGATCTTGTCGTAGTGCAGGTAGGACAGGTCCTGGGGGGTCTTGCCGTGAATCGGACCGGGCTGGGCGTGCTCACCCTCGGCCTCCGCCTCGGACGCCGGTGCCGACTCGACCGCGGCCTGCGCCTCCTGGTCGACGCCGTCGTACTTGCCGCCGCCCTCGCCGAGGTCGATGGAGCGGTAGCCGAACTTCCAGTTCCACTGGTACGCAGTGACATCCACCACCACGTTGGGGTTGTCCTCCTTCTCGAGGACATGGTTCTGCACGACCACCGTGAAGTAGAAGAGCACGGCGATGATGACGAACGGAACCGCGGTGTACGCCAGCTCGAGCGGCACGTTGTAGGCCGTCTGACGCGGGAACTCCGGTGAGTCCTTCTTCTTGCGGTGGAAGATCACCGCCCAGAAGGTGAGTCCCCACACCAGCACACCCATGACGAGGGCGGCGATGACCGACCAGGTCCACAGTTCACGCATGCGGTGCGCCTGCGGGGTTACGCCCGAAGGCCACCCGAAACGAAGCACCTCGTTGTCGATTGAACAACCCGACAGCAGCAAGGCAGCAATGCCCAAAGATACTGCCAACCCTGCCCGCCGAAGGATCCGACCTTGCGCCACGTTCACGCCTTCCTGATCGCCGCAAATTCCACTAGGGCACACTCGATGAGAAGGCCCAATTACTACGCAGCGTAGACCAAAGGTGGCGGCTCTCCATCCTCGGGTGGGGCGTTGTGTCGCTGTCGTTGCCGCGGCGGTACCGGTGTTCGGGCCGCGGCGCTGTCGGTGACGGCCCGAACCGGACGCGTCGGCAATCTGCGGCATACTTTCCGACAGAGATCCCTGACCCCTCCACCTCGTGGAGCCTTCCAAGATTCTGAATTGAGGTACCGGACGCTGTGTGCGGACTGCTCGGGCTACTGACCTCTGGAGAAACCAGCGACAACGCCGTCTCACAGGTCGACCAGGCAATGCACTGCCTGCGGCACCGTGGGCCGGACGAGCACGGGACCTGGCACGACGACCACCTGGTCTTCGGGTTCAATCGGCTGTCGATCATCGACATCGAACACTCCCACCAGCCGCTGCGGTGGGGGCCGTCGGAGAACCCGGAACGCTACGCGCTCACGTTCAACGGCGAGATCTACAACTACCTCGAGGTGCGGGCCGAACTCGCCGAGCAGTTCGGTGCGCAATTCGTCACCGAGGGCGACAGCGAGGCCATCGTCGCCGCGTTCCACTACTGGGGTGAGGACGCCGTCCGCCGCCTGCGCGGCATGTTCGCGTTCGCGATCTGGGACACCGAGACGCGGGAGTTGTTCATCGCCCGCGATCCGTTCGGCATCAAACCGCTGTTCCTGGCGACGGGCGCCGGCGGCACCGCGTTCGGCAGCGAGAAGAAGAGCCTGCTGGAACTGGCGAGCCTGATCGGCATCGGCACGGAACTCGACCCTCGTGCAGTCGAGCACTACACCGTCCTCCAGTACGTGCCGGAGCCGGAATCTCTCCACAAGCAGATCCGCCGGCTCGAGTCCGGATGCTTCGCGCGGGTGCGCCCGGGCGAGGAACCCGTGATCACCCGCTATTTCGCACCCTCGTTCCCGGTGCGTCCGTTCGCCGCGGGCACCGAGCAGGCCCGGTACCGCGAGATCGCGGAGGCGCTCGAGGATTCGGTCGCCAAGCACATGCGCGCCGATGTGACGGTCGGCTCGTTCCTGTCCGGTGGCATCGACTCGACGGCCATCGCGGCGCTCGCGATGCGGCACAACCCGAACCTGATCACATTCACCACGGGTTTCGAGCGCGAGGGCTACTCCGAGGTCGACGTCGCGGCCGAATCCGCCGAGGCGATCGGCGCAAAGCACGTGGTGAAGGTGGTGAGCCCCGCCGAGTTCGCCGCCGCCATCCCCGAGATCGTGTGGTACCTCGACGACCCGGTCGCCGACCCCGCACTCGTTCCGCTGTGGTTCGTGGCGAAGGAGGCGCGCAAGCACGTCAAGGTCGTGCTGTCCGGTGAGGGCGCCGACGAACTGTTCGGCGGCTACACCATCTACCGCGAGCCGATTTCGCTGAAGCCGTTCGAATACCTGCCCAAGGGCCTGCGGAGGGCCGCCGGGAAGCTGTCCGAACGCATCCCCGAGGGCACCCGCGGCAAGAGCCTGCTCAATCGCGGTTCACTGACCCTGGAAGAGCGGTACTACGGCAACGCGCGCAGCTTCAACGACGCGCAGTTGCGGGCCGTCCTGCGCGACTTCCGGCCCGAGTGGACGCACCGTGACGTCACGGACCCGATCTACGCCCAGTCGCAGGGCTGGGATCCGGTTGCCCGGATGCAGCACCTGGACCTGTTCACGTGGTTGCGCGGCGACATCCTGGTCAAGGCAGACAAGATGACGATGGCCAATTCGCTCGAGCTGCGG from Rhodococcus opacus B4 encodes:
- a CDS encoding cytochrome bc1 complex cytochrome b subunit, producing MAAGQAEAMDSRYHLAAGMRRQINKVFPTHWSFLLGEIALYSFVILLISGVYLTLFFDPSMAHVVYNGAYEPLRGVTMSRAYETTLNISFEVRGGLFVRQIHHWAALMFAASIVVHLLRIFFTGAFRRPREANWVIGCLLLILAMFEGFFGYTIPDDLLSGTGLRAAFSGITLSIPIAGTWMHWLIFGGDFPGDLIIPRLYVAHVLLFPGIILALIAGHLALVWYQKHTQFPGPGRTETNVVGVRILPVFAVKSGAFFAITFGVLAVMGGVLQINPVWTIGPYNPAQVSAGSQPDIYMMWTDGLARLWPAWDIYLFDRYTIPSVFAVALIMGLVFTVLIAYPWIEKRLTKDDAHHNLLQRPRDVPVRTAIGAMAIAFYAVLTISCINDIIAYHLSISLNAMTWIGRIGMVLLPPIAFFVAYRFCLGLQRSDREVLEHGIETGIIKRMPNGQYIEIHQPLGPVDDHGHPIPLEYQGATVPKKMNKLGSAGKPGSGSLVTADPVEESLALEHALHHGEHEQLTMLREYQDRAHGNGSSASGNGSSGNGEAH
- a CDS encoding cytochrome bc1 complex diheme cytochrome c subunit; the protein is MSSSPPPASDTTASATKARRQRKLRRRVTGALVLMMGLVSAGFLASALTPTPQVATATDDQAALIREGQQLYDTSCITCHGANLQGVQDRGPSLIGVGEAAVYFQVSSGRMPASRNEAQVERKPVKFDAEQTDAIGAYVQANGGGPTVIRDENGEIAQSSLRGGDIGRGSELFRLNCASCHNFTGRGGALSSGKYAPVLDPASEQQIYTAMVTGPQNMPKFSDRQLTLEEKKDIIAYIKSSGETKQPGGYGLGGIGPASEGLAMWVIGIIAVVGAALWIGARS
- a CDS encoding cytochrome c oxidase subunit 4, producing the protein MKIEAKLFEILTVFFILVAIVYGVFTAVSRTGIEWAGLTGICLSAGLTLIIGTYFRFVARRLDTRPEDYEDAEIADGAGDLGFFSPGSYWPILLAAAAAFVAVSMAFFQPWMIVVAVVAVLAAAAGLVFEYYVGPEKH
- the asnB gene encoding asparagine synthase (glutamine-hydrolyzing) produces the protein MCGLLGLLTSGETSDNAVSQVDQAMHCLRHRGPDEHGTWHDDHLVFGFNRLSIIDIEHSHQPLRWGPSENPERYALTFNGEIYNYLEVRAELAEQFGAQFVTEGDSEAIVAAFHYWGEDAVRRLRGMFAFAIWDTETRELFIARDPFGIKPLFLATGAGGTAFGSEKKSLLELASLIGIGTELDPRAVEHYTVLQYVPEPESLHKQIRRLESGCFARVRPGEEPVITRYFAPSFPVRPFAAGTEQARYREIAEALEDSVAKHMRADVTVGSFLSGGIDSTAIAALAMRHNPNLITFTTGFEREGYSEVDVAAESAEAIGAKHVVKVVSPAEFAAAIPEIVWYLDDPVADPALVPLWFVAKEARKHVKVVLSGEGADELFGGYTIYREPISLKPFEYLPKGLRRAAGKLSERIPEGTRGKSLLNRGSLTLEERYYGNARSFNDAQLRAVLRDFRPEWTHRDVTDPIYAQSQGWDPVARMQHLDLFTWLRGDILVKADKMTMANSLELRVPFLDPEVFKVASQVPLDQKITKSTTKYALRQALEGIVPGHVLHRAKLGFPVPLRHWLRGTELFDWAHEQIAASGTDHLLDKAAISKMLNDHRDGVSDHSRRLWTVLIFMVWHGIFVENRIVPEIAEPAYPVSL
- a CDS encoding aa3-type cytochrome oxidase subunit II, with product MNVAQGRILRRAGLAVSLGIAALLLSGCSIDNEVLRFGWPSGVTPQAHRMRELWTWSVIAALVMGVLVWGLTFWAVIFHRKKKDSPEFPRQTAYNVPLELAYTAVPFVIIAVLFYFTVVVQNHVLEKEDNPNVVVDVTAYQWNWKFGYRSIDLGEGGGKYDGVDQEAQAAVESAPASEAEAEGEHAQPGPIHGKTPQDLSYLHYDKIETIGSSNEIPILVLPTGKRIQFELASADVIHAFWVPEFLFKRDVNPNPKENHSDNVFQISEIEKEGAFVGRCAEMCGTFHAMMNFEVRAVSPDKFAQYIELRKPASEGGRDLTTAEALQAIGESPVATSTSPFTTDRGYKQASGVEGN
- a CDS encoding cytochrome bc1 complex Rieske iron-sulfur subunit, encoding MSDAGQPGGATPKKYTDAELENLSRDELVELGTNLDHVDVAFRRNRWAVPGTKAEKRAERSVAFWFALSGISAIAFIAIYLFWPWEYAGAGEEHYSAYSLYTPLIGLTMGLAILGLGVGAVQFTKKFIPEEVSIQDRHDGGSSEVDRKTIVAELGDSFDTSTLGRRKLLKRTLIFGGGALGIMSVMPLGGLIKNPWAKRDDSPLWVSGWTPRYEGETIYLRRDTGRPEDVVLVRPEDLDAGAMETVFPFRESDRGDHDALLEGLRGIRNATMLIRLRTEDAANVTKRKGQESFNYGDYFAFSKICTHLGCPTSLYEQQTNRILCPCHQSQFDALTYGKPIFGPAARALPQLPITVNEEGFLVTTGDYIEALGPAFWERRP